The DNA window AATCCTGAATTTGATAAAGATTTCATATTAGATTTCACATGTGTAAGTAATAATTTTAACACCATTAATGAAATTCCTGATGAATTAAAACTGATGAATAATTTAATATGGAAAAAATTTAAGGATGCAATTACTGAAAAATTAGAAAATGAAATGGAGGAGGAAACAAATGATTGAATTATTAAAAAATAATAAAAATAATCTTTTTAAAAATAATTATAATCCTTTTAAAAATATATTTAACGATTATAAAGCAGACAACTCCTCAAATTATCCTACAATTATAAAAACATTAAAACCATATAAGTTACTAAATGAAAATGAAATAAAAGATTTTATTTTAAAAAATTTAGATATTATACAATTAATTAATGAAGTAACAGAATTACTTAAAAAATATTATCCTTATTATAATTATTGTATGGAATTTAATATTGATTCTGAAATTGAAGAATTTAATCAAATAGTAATCTATGTTCAAGTTCCTAATGATTTATTTAATGAAGAATGGGGTAAATTAAAAAGTATTAATAAAAAAATAAGAAATTTAAAATTATATAATGATGATATTAAACAATTTTTATCTATAGATTTATGGTGAATATTAATGGCAACTTTTGATTGGAATAAATTTTATGATGTAGGAAATCATTTAAAAGAATATTCTGATAATGAAGAATATCAAAGGTCGGCTATTGGTCGTTATTATTATGCTTGTTTTAATTTAAGTAAAAATTATTTTGAAGAAAAATATTATCCTCTTGGACATAATAATGTTCATATAACATTAATTAAATGTTTAAAAAATTCTAACAGTGAATATGAGTCTGAATTATCTGATTGTCTGAATAAACTAAGAAGATATAGAAATAATGCAGATTATGATTCTAAATTTCATGAAAATAATATTATCAAAACTGAAAATACTGTTAATGAAATTTTTAATATCTTTAAAAAATTAGAATAAGACTAATTTTATCATACTACTTTCTTATATTTTTTTTGAATTATTTCTGTTTTTAAATTTTTATTTTTATATTTTTACTAATTTTTTTTAACTGCAGATTTCATTTAAAAAATTATTAATATTATTCCCTAATAAATTATATAATATAAAAAAAATAATATGAAGGAGTAAATAGAGTATGAATATAAAAGAAAATAAAGGATTAATATTAATAATAATTGGAATAATCTTATCATGCACTATATATGGAATGGTTATTGGGATTCCATTAATAATTTTAGGAACATATTTTCTTTATAATAAGTCTAAAAAAAGGGAAGAATTTCTTGACAATCGTTTAAACACTAAACGAGAAGAAATAAGAAATATCAATAAAAAACTTGAAAAATTAGAGAAAGATAAAGAAAAAGAAATTGATGAAAAATTAAAAGATAAACGTGAAGAATTAGATAACATTGATGAAAAATTAGATCAATTAGAAAAAGAAAGAATAAATGAAGTAGATAATCAGATAAAAGATAAGATTGATAAATTAAATAATTTAAATGAAAAATATGATAAATTAGATAAACAGAAACAAATGGCTCTTGATTATAAATTAGAAGATAAACAGAAAGAATATAATGAATTAACTATTAAAATCAAGAGTTTAAAAAAAGAAATAGTTAATGATGAAGATGAAATAGAAATGCAATCTTATGGTTTATATAAACCACATTATAATTTTGTAAATGCGGTATCATATAAGGAAAGATTAGATGCTATTCGTAAAGAACAAAAACAGATGATTAAAGATAAAACTGCTGCAATATGTGTGAAAGAATGGACAATTGATGGGGATAAAAATAAAGGGAAATCATTCACTAATTCAAATATTAAGCAAATACTTCGTTCTTTCAATCTTGAATCTGAGATTATTATAAATAAAGTTAAACATTCCAATATTGAACAATCTGAGAAAAGATTAAGGAAGTCATTTGGTCAACTTAATAAATTGAATGATAAAGTAAATGTTAAAATCACAACACATTATCTTAATCTTAAAATGGATGAATTACATTTAGCTTATGAATATGAAGTTAAAAAACAAGAAGAAAAAGAACTACTTCGTGAGGCTCGTGAAAGAGAAAGGGAAGAGAAAAAGATTCAAAAAGAATTACAGAAAGAAAAAAATAAATTTAATAAAGAAAATGATAAATTAAATAAAGAGATTGAAGAAATAAAAAAACAGATGACTAATTCTGCAGAGGAAGAAAAATCAAAATTACAAGCAGAGATTGAAAAATTAAAACAAGCATTAAATAAGAATAATGAAGAAATTGAAAAAATTAATGAGTGGAAAGAAAAACCAGGAGCGGGATATGTATATATAATATCAAATATTGGATCATTTGGTAAAGGAGTATTTAAGATAGGTGTTACTCGTAGAGATAATCCTGAGGATCGTATTAGAGAATTATCATCTGCATCAGTTCCTTTTCGTTATGATACTCATGTTTTTATTTTCAGTAAAGATGCATATGAATTAGAATCAGAATTACATAAACGCTTTGAAAAGCAAAGAGTAAATAAAGTTAATAAACGTAAAGAGTTCTTCCGCATAAGTATGGATGATGTTAAACAGATTGTTGAAGAAAATAAAGGTGCCGTCCATAGTTTTGTAGAAAAACCGGATGCAGAAGAATATTATGATACTCTTAAAATTGAAAAAAGAATGGGTTTAACATAAATTAAGAATATTTGCAGAAAAGAATTTTAGGTAAATTTATTTTTTTTGTTTATCTAATAATTTCTGTACTTTAATTTTTCTATTTTTAAACTTCAAAACTTGTTTATTTTCATGATCAAAATACATGTCATCATCAATAAATATTTTATATAGATAAAAAAAATTTGTATATGTTAAATTTTTTTATTTTTACTTTTTTGTTTTAGATTTTTACTTTGAACAGTATTTTAATATTTTCTGTATCTGTATTCACCTTTAATTATTTTTTTGTTTTTTTAAGAATATTTTTTTGGATCTATATCAATAAAAATTTATAAATAATAACAAGAACAAAATTAAAATAAATGGGGATAATAAAATGGTTAAATTTGAATTTGATATTGATAGAGAAAGTCCTTTCCAACCAGGAAAACCAGTTACTCCTGACAATTTTAAAGGAAGACATAGTAGTATTAAAAAAATATTGCGATATGTTAATAAAGCTAAAAAAGGAGATACACAGCATTTCTTTTTAACTGGTGAAAGGGGAATGGGAAAAACATCATTAGCAGAATTTGTAAAAACTTATGTTGAAACAGAACTTAATATGATTGGAATATATATTTCTAATAAAGGAAACAATTCATTAAATTCATTAATCATTAATATATTTGAAGGTTTAATAAATAAAATTCCTCGAAAATCTTTAAAAGATAAAATAAAAAATTTATTTGGAGAAATTGAAAGTATTGAAATCAAAGGTACAAAAGTTACATTTAAACCTAATGAAAAAATTATTAAAGACTTAAGAAAAAATTTCGCATATAAATTAAGAGATATTCTCAATGATTTACCTGAAAATGAGGGAATATTTTTAATTATTGATGATATTAATGGATTATCAGAATCAAATGAATTTGTTGATTGGTATAAAAATTTTGTAGACAGTATAGAAGTTAATCAATTTAATTTACCATTATATGTATTATTTGCAGGATACCCTGAAAAATTTGATAATTTAGTTAGGATAGAACCTTCCTTTGGTAGAATTTTTAATCATGAAAAAATCCAAAGTTTAAATGATAATGATGTTAAAGATTTTTTCATTGATTCTTTTGATAGTGTAAATATGAAATTAGAAGAAGAAGCTTTAAATACAATAACTTATTTTGTAATGGGTTTGCCATTAATGATGCAACAAATAGGGGATTCTGTATTTTGGGATGCTGAAGATAATTTAATTAATGAAGATATAGCATATCTTGGAGTAATTGATGCATCTAAGGAAATAGGAAATAAACAAATTAGACCTATTTTAAATCAAATAAAAAGTGAATATTATGAAAATATTTTATTAAAATTAGGTAATTATAAGAAATTTTCTTTTAAAAAATCT is part of the Methanobrevibacter boviskoreani JH1 genome and encodes:
- a CDS encoding DUF4041 domain-containing protein — encoded protein: MNIKENKGLILIIIGIILSCTIYGMVIGIPLIILGTYFLYNKSKKREEFLDNRLNTKREEIRNINKKLEKLEKDKEKEIDEKLKDKREELDNIDEKLDQLEKERINEVDNQIKDKIDKLNNLNEKYDKLDKQKQMALDYKLEDKQKEYNELTIKIKSLKKEIVNDEDEIEMQSYGLYKPHYNFVNAVSYKERLDAIRKEQKQMIKDKTAAICVKEWTIDGDKNKGKSFTNSNIKQILRSFNLESEIIINKVKHSNIEQSEKRLRKSFGQLNKLNDKVNVKITTHYLNLKMDELHLAYEYEVKKQEEKELLREAREREREEKKIQKELQKEKNKFNKENDKLNKEIEEIKKQMTNSAEEEKSKLQAEIEKLKQALNKNNEEIEKINEWKEKPGAGYVYIISNIGSFGKGVFKIGVTRRDNPEDRIRELSSASVPFRYDTHVFIFSKDAYELESELHKRFEKQRVNKVNKRKEFFRISMDDVKQIVEENKGAVHSFVEKPDAEEYYDTLKIEKRMGLT
- a CDS encoding ATP-binding protein, with the translated sequence MVKFEFDIDRESPFQPGKPVTPDNFKGRHSSIKKILRYVNKAKKGDTQHFFLTGERGMGKTSLAEFVKTYVETELNMIGIYISNKGNNSLNSLIINIFEGLINKIPRKSLKDKIKNLFGEIESIEIKGTKVTFKPNEKIIKDLRKNFAYKLRDILNDLPENEGIFLIIDDINGLSESNEFVDWYKNFVDSIEVNQFNLPLYVLFAGYPEKFDNLVRIEPSFGRIFNHEKIQSLNDNDVKDFFIDSFDSVNMKLEEEALNTITYFVMGLPLMMQQIGDSVFWDAEDNLINEDIAYLGVIDASKEIGNKQIRPILNQIKSEYYENILLKLGNYKKFSFKKSEINEYLNEKEKNVFTDFLSRMQELGILNSIGPKNSGKYEFSNLLYYIYFVIVSIDNFKG